The Xanthomonas sp. CFBP 8443 genome has a window encoding:
- a CDS encoding VacJ family lipoprotein codes for MNVLRILTSLALVAALGACAGAPKRTPPPPQAAVATPEAMPADTAAADDARAAEAATQAAAEAQAAQAPAAGEAMAAAAGTPPTGGAETAAEDDYAALYGSDPYNPVADPTLPAGVAVPQSFDPWEKFNRKVHTFNNVVDRAVARPLARAYVNVVPRPVRLGVTNFFDNLSSPLTMVNQLLQGRPLQAGQTLGRFLMNSTLGIAGIFDPASDAKLPRRSEDFGQTLGAWGWRRSRYVELPLFGPRTVRDVFGLAGDAPLSPLRQIEEDTVRIGLQGLQLVDTRAQLLSLDSLRDEAPDEYQLTRDAWMQRRSYQIEGDLHTHKRQDNDLPDYLREEETNPTVPVDAMPIPEWRGGSR; via the coding sequence ATGAACGTGCTGCGTATTCTCACTTCCCTGGCCCTGGTCGCCGCCCTGGGCGCCTGTGCCGGCGCTCCCAAACGCACGCCACCGCCGCCGCAAGCGGCCGTGGCCACCCCCGAGGCGATGCCCGCCGACACGGCTGCCGCCGATGACGCGCGCGCCGCCGAGGCCGCGACGCAGGCCGCCGCCGAAGCCCAGGCGGCACAGGCACCCGCCGCCGGCGAGGCGATGGCCGCTGCTGCGGGCACACCGCCGACCGGCGGCGCCGAGACCGCGGCCGAGGACGACTATGCCGCGCTGTACGGCAGCGACCCGTACAACCCGGTCGCCGACCCGACGCTGCCGGCCGGCGTCGCCGTGCCGCAGAGTTTCGACCCGTGGGAGAAGTTCAACCGCAAGGTCCACACCTTCAACAACGTGGTCGACCGCGCAGTGGCGCGGCCGCTGGCGCGCGCCTACGTCAACGTGGTGCCGCGGCCGGTGCGGCTGGGCGTGACCAACTTCTTCGACAACCTCAGTTCGCCGCTGACCATGGTCAACCAGCTGCTGCAGGGCCGGCCGTTGCAGGCCGGACAGACCCTGGGCCGGTTCCTGATGAACAGCACGCTGGGCATCGCCGGCATCTTCGACCCGGCCAGCGACGCCAAGCTGCCGCGGCGCAGCGAGGACTTCGGCCAGACGCTCGGCGCCTGGGGCTGGCGCCGCTCGCGCTACGTGGAGCTGCCGCTGTTCGGGCCGCGCACGGTCCGCGACGTCTTCGGCCTGGCCGGCGACGCGCCGCTGTCGCCGTTGCGGCAGATCGAGGAAGACACGGTGCGCATCGGCCTGCAGGGCCTGCAGTTGGTGGACACTCGCGCGCAGCTGCTGTCGCTGGACAGCCTGCGCGACGAGGCGCCCGACGAGTACCAGCTGACCCGCGACGCGTGGATGCAGCGCCGCAGCTACCAGATCGAAGGCGACCTGCACACGCACAAGCGCCAGGACAACGATCTGCCCGACTATCTGCGCGAGGAAGAGACCAATCCGACCGTGCCGGTGGACGCGATGCCGATCCCGGAGTGGCGCGGCGGCAGCCGCTGA
- a CDS encoding glutathione peroxidase gives MHQSIQDIPLTTIEGQPASLAEHRGKVLLLVNVASKCGLTKQYEGLEALYREKQADGLEVLGFPANDFKGQEPGSEAEIQQFCQLTYDVTFPMFAKIAVTGEATHPLYRALIDAQPHTEGEGPMREKLLGYGIEPNPAPGVLWNFEKFLVGRDGQVVGRFAPDVTAEDPRLRTAIEAALA, from the coding sequence ATGCACCAGTCGATCCAGGACATCCCGCTGACCACCATCGAAGGCCAGCCCGCGTCGCTGGCCGAGCATCGCGGCAAGGTGCTGCTGCTGGTCAACGTCGCCTCCAAGTGCGGGCTGACCAAGCAGTACGAAGGGCTGGAGGCGCTGTACCGCGAAAAGCAGGCCGACGGGCTGGAAGTGCTCGGTTTTCCCGCCAATGACTTCAAGGGCCAGGAGCCGGGCAGCGAGGCGGAGATCCAGCAGTTCTGCCAGCTCACCTACGACGTGACATTCCCGATGTTCGCCAAGATCGCGGTCACCGGAGAGGCGACGCATCCGCTGTACCGCGCGCTGATCGATGCGCAGCCGCACACCGAGGGCGAGGGCCCGATGCGCGAGAAGCTGCTCGGCTACGGCATCGAGCCCAACCCGGCGCCGGGCGTGCTGTGGAACTTCGAGAAGTTCCTGGTCGGCCGCGACGGCCAGGTCGTCGGCCGCTTCGCGCCGGACGTGACGGCCGAGGATCCGCGCCTGCGCACGGCGATCGAGGCGGCGCTGGCGTAA